One Arcobacter sp. FWKO B genomic window, GTACACTCAGAGTGCCTTACTGGTGATACACTTGGAAGTATGAAGTGTGATTGTCAAAATCAACTTGATTTGGCACTTGATTTTATATCAAAAGAGGGTGGATTGATAATTTATCACAGACAAGAGGGAAGAAATATAGGTCTTGTAAATAAAATAAATGCTTATGCGTTGCAAGATAAAGGACGGAATACTATTGAAGCAAATTTAGAGCTTGGATTTGATGAAGATGAGAGAGATTATAGTATAGTTAAATTTATACTTGATGATTTGGGTGTAAAAAAAATGAGGTTAATTACGAATAATCCAAAAAAATTAGACTATATTTCATCAATTGGGATTGAAATAACACAAAGAATACCAGCAATTACAAAGGTAAATGAGTATAATAAAGATTATCTTGATACTAAAAAGAGCTGTATGGGGCACCTTTTATAATATCTAAAAAGTAATATCTAAAATCTAAAAAGTAAAGAGAACAATGGAAGATTTACAACTTACTATTCACGATTCACAATTTTTGGATAGATGTGAAACATTTATTAAACTTCTCCAGCAGTGGGGGAAGGTTCATAATCTTAGTGGCTCCTTGGATAGAGAGTCAATAATGGCAAATATAGAAGACTCTATTTATCCTTTGGGATTTGTGGAGGATTTTGGGAGTTTCTTGGATGTTGGTACAGGGGCTGGGTTTCCTGGGTTAATAATTGCTATGGCAAGACCAGAAGTTATAGGGTATTTGGTAGAGCCTCGTGCAAAAAGAGTAGCATTTTTGCATTTTGTAAAGTCTACGCTCAAGCTTGATAATCTAACAATTTTACAAAAGCGTGTTGAAGATGTAAAACTTGAGAGTCCTATTGAGTTGATTACATCAAGAGCTGTTACAAATACTAAGCTTTTGCTTGATTTGACAGAACATATGAGTGGTGTGCATACAAAGTATCTTTTTTATAAAGGTAGTGTGTTAGATGATGAGTTAAATGGACTTAAGATTGAAGGAAAAAAAATAGTACAACATGGAGATAGAAAATATCTCTATTTTTAAGGAAAATATGTGATTTGGAAATTATTGATATTTATAGTAATTTTGGTTTTGGTTTACCTTGTTTTTTTTAGAAAAAGAAGAGTAAAAAATGGTGACAAAAAAGATGAAATAGCTGATACATTAATAGAGTGCAAAACTTGTGGAACTTATATTACAAAAGATGAAGCAATTTTGAGTAATGGAAAGCATTTTTGCTCTAAAGAATGCTTGAATAAATAAGTAATATCTAAAATCTAAAAAGGAAAAGAGATGATATTAATTGGTGATGAGATTATTCCTTATGAGGCAATTTATAAAATATCTACAGTAGATGATATAAAAAATACTATGCCAAACTCTACTGTTATATTTGAATATAATAGTGATTTGATGACATATTGTAAAAACAACAGTGTTAAATATGGGGTTATTGTATCATCTCTAAAAGAGGCTGTTTATGCAAATGCACTTGGGGCAAAGTATATTATTTCTGATATAAAACTTGCTTCCAAACTCCAAAAGATTGCTCAAAACTATATGTATGATGCTAGAATACTTGCGGTAATTAGTGATGATTCACAAATTGAAGATATAGCTTTACAAGAGATAGATGGAGCTATTTATAGCTACCTTATATAAAATCTCTTGAAGGTTTTCCAATATGGTAGCCTTGTAAATAATCAACACCCAACTCTTTAAGTGTTGTTACTATATCTTCATCTTCAACAAATTCAGCTATAGTTTTAATATTAAGCTCTTTGGCTAAAGTAACTATGCTTTGCACAAAAGCTTTATCTTTTTTGTCTTTATTGATATTTACAATAAAATCTCCATCTATTTTTAGATAATCTATTGGAAATCTTTTAATATAGTGAAAACTAGAAAAACCTGAACCAAAATCATCTATTGCAAATTTAAACCCTTCAAATTTTAGATTTAGAACAAATTTTTCCAATAATGAAAAATTCTTCACAGTTTCTCTTTCTGTAATTTCAAATACTATTTTTTCTTTATTGATTTTGTATTTTATAATAAGCTCTTCAATATTTTTTATATAGCTATCAATTACCAAAGATTTTGGTGATAGATTAATAAATAATAATCCATTATATTGATTTTTTGAGAGTTTAATAAATGCATTTTCTATTACCATCAAATCCATTCTATGGATTAAGCTCATCCCTTCAGCTATTTCAATAAAATCTGCTGCTACACTAAGGTGTCCATCTATTTCAATTCTCATTAGTAGTTCATATATATTTATAGAATTATCTGATGAATCTTGAATAGGTTGGAAAAATGGTACTATGTTGTTATTTGATATTGCTTCTAAAAGCATTGATGATTTCTCTTTTTGCTCTTTTATAATTGAGAGAATATCATTTTCCGTTGGTATTTTTATTGTATTCTTCCCAAATTCCTTAGCCTTATACATCATATTGTCAGCTATCATAAATAACTCTTTTTGAGAAGAAGCATGATCTGGATATATAGCAATACCAATTGAAACTGTTATTTTGACAACAGTATTATCAGTAGTTGAAATCTCAAGGTTTTCTATTGCTTTGATTATTCTATTAGCTGATGTAACGGCACCATTTAAGTCACATTCAGGAAGTAATATAGTAAATTCATCTCCACCATATCTTGCTAATATATCTTCATCTCTTTTTTCTTTTTGTAATAATGAAGCCAAACTTTGTAAAAAACTATCACCAAATGCATGTCCATATCTATCATTTACCAGTTTAAAATTATCACAATCAATAAACATTAATCCAAAAGCATATTGGTGTCTTTGTGCTCTTTTGAATTCATATGTCAGCATATCATGAAAAACTCTTTGATTAAATAGATCTGTTAGTGGATCATGTGCAGCATAATATTCTAAATCATGTGTATATTTGTTTATCGCTTTTATAGAGCCAACCAGATTTGCTAGTGTTGTCAATATTGAATCAATTACGATATTTTTTATTGGATCAGTTACAATGTCTGATTGAACGCTTATGCCTACAATACCACCTATTTTAGGAGTATCTAAAAAAAGTGTTTTTGTTTGGTGTTCTAAAGTTTTTACTATATTATAGGTTATACATCTATTGTGATCTGTTATATTGTGTTTTATTATAGGATCTATTATCTCACCAAGATAAATATTAGTATTAATTGAATGAAAAATATAATCTTCAATAGATTGCATCAATCTTTTATCAGGGATTCCATACCAAAAAATATCAACTTCAAATCTATCATCACCAATTCTAAAAATTGTCATCAAGGAGTAAGTTTCCATTACTTTGTTGATATCAACAAGTAGTTCACTAATATGAAGTTTCCAGTCTTTTATAATATCTGATGTGATGATGAATTTATCTAAAAGCTGTACTTCAAATTCTAATAACTCTTTATCAACCGCAATATTTTTTAGTTTTGCAGCTAAAGTATCAACATTATGTAAAATCATATTTAATTCATCAAAGCCTAAATCTATCTCTTTTGTATTGAAACTTTTAAAGTCTTTCATAGTATTAATAGCAATAACTTTTGAATTAAATCTACCAAGTGATTTTGATATTCTTTTAATAGTATATTTGGCACTAAAATAGGATATTAATACAAATAAAGGAACTATTATTAAAAAAAATAAAATATAATCTATAACCATTTTGAAAAGTTCTTCAGACATATCTTGTGTTATATCTATAACTCCTAATGTATCACCAATATTTGCATTGGTATGACATTTAAGACATTCATTATTCGCTGTTATTGGTTTAATATTTCTTAAAATACCATTTTCATATAAAGTGATTTGCTCACCATCTATAAAAGCTTGAGATATGTATTTGTCTTTTGCAGATTCATTTATAAAGCCAAAAAGTTGGTTAACACCATCTCCTCTGTATATATTGATATCATAGTTTGTATCTGTAAAATTTTGTTTTAGAGAAAAAGTAAAATCATTTAACTCACTTCTACTCCATCCTCTTTTCATAACCTGATACATTGATGAAAAAACTTGGTTTGAGATAATATTTGCTTGTTTTACAGCCTCTTTTTGAGTAAATGTAGTATGAAGGTATGTCGCAAAAATAAATATAATGATAAATAAAATAGTTACCAACGCAACATTTATACTAAAGATAAAGTTTTTTAAAGTTCTAAACATTCTTTAGTGACCTTTTATGAGAGTTTAAAAATATTATTATAATTAGACTTAATTATAGTTTAATAGCTTGTTATATTCACCTGAATTAGATTTTAGTTCTTGATCTGTGCCATATCCAACAATTTCTCCATTTTTAAATACAGCAATGCAATCAGCTGTTTTTATCGTTGATAATCTATGTGCGATTACAAATACAATTTTATCTTTACTTATTTCATCCAATACATCAGTGATAATTGATTCACTTTCATTATCAAGTGCAGATGTTGCTTCATCAAAAATTATAATTTGAGGATTTTTATATAGTGCTCTTGCTATTGCAATTCTTTGTCTTTGTCCACCAGAAAGATTTGTTCCAAACTCATCTAGTATGGTGTGGATTCCATTTTCAAGTTTCGTTACAAAGCTATCAGCATGGGCTAATTTTAATGCTTGTAAAACTTTTTCTTCATCATAAGGCATACCATATGCAACATTATTTGCTACAGTATCATTAAAAATATAAATTCTTTGGGTAACTATTGATATGTTACTTCTTAAACTTTCTATATCAAATTCTTTAATATCAGTATCATTTATGAAGATTTGTCCATTTGATGTATCATAAAACCTAATAATTAGATTTACAAGTGAACTTTTTCCGCCACCACTATCACCAATTAGTGCAATTTTTTCTCCTTTATGAACTTCTAGATTGATATTTTTAAGTGCTTCTTTTTCCCCATAATTTAAACTAGCGTTTTCAAATTTTATTCTATTTATAGTAGAGTTTAGTTGTAAAGTTCCGTTTTTTATAGTGTGAGTTTGATAAAAAATTTCATTTATTCTTTCATTAGCTGCGATAGCATCTTGCATTGCATTATATACTGATGCTATTTTTTTAATAGGGGTATAAAGCATAAAAAGTGCTGTCATAAAAGAAAAAAATGCTCCAACACTTAGTTTCCCTTCTATTACTTCATTACCTCCTACAATAATAACAACAGCAACAGCAATAGCACCAAGTGTTTCCATAAGAGGAGATGTAAGTTCGTTTGTTTTTACCCCTTTCATATTTATAGAAAAGAAGTTTTTATTGTGCTCTGCAAATTTTTTAGTTTCTACATTTTGAGTAGAGTTTGCTTTTATTATCTCAATATTATTGAATATTTCACTTAAATGAGTTGTAATGTCTGCTATTTTTTCTTGAGATCTAAAAGAGAGTTTTTTCATTTTTCTTGCAAGTAATGATAAAGGATATATAGCTAGTGGTAGTATTATAAGTCCAAAAAAAGCAAGCTTAGGACTTTGATAAATAACAACCCCAATAAGAGCTACTATTGTTAAAGTTTCACGGATAAGTTCTGCAATATGGGTTGAAACTGCTACTTGAATACGATTTATATCATTTGTGAGTCTACTTATCAAGACACCACCATGTCGAGAGTGGAAAAATGAGATATCAAGTGATAGGATATGTTTTAGAAGTTTGTCTCTTAATATTCTTATTATATCTTGACCTATATAAGATATGTAATATACTTGTATATACTTACCAAAACCTTTTGCAAAGTATAGTGCTATTACAAAATATGGAAGGATATATAACATTGTTTGATCTTTATTTATAAAGATTTCATCTAAAACAGGTTTGATAATATAAGCAGTTCCACTTGTACCAATAGCTACTAAAACAATACCAATAAAAGCAAAAATAAATTGTTTGATATAGTTTTTATAATAAGGGATATATTGTTTAAAAAGTTGTTTCAAAAGTGCTCCAAAATTGGGTATTATGGTGTTATTTTACCTAAATACTACTTAATAGGAGTTTTTATAATATTGTCTATAAAAAGTCTAAATCCAAATTCTTTTATTGTAAGATAAAAAAGGATAAAACCACTCAAAGTAGAAGCAAGAGCCAATCCAAAAGCCCCTAATGGATAGATTAAGATTAAAGAAAATATTATATTTGCAATTAGAGATTTAGCAGATATTTTAGCTGCAACAAGCTGTTTTTGATGAGAGTAAAGCCATAGAGAAAAAATTTTTGTAATTCCAAATGGTAATAACCCAATAAGGTATGCTATGAGCACCATTGATGTATTGTAGGTATCATCACTTCCAAATGCACCTCTTTCAAATAAAAGCCAAACTATTTCAGAAGCAAAACTTATTCCTATGATTGTAGCAATACTTAAAAGTCCAAGTAGTATCCAAAAAGATTTTTTTAACATTATTAGTGCTAAAGTTCTGTTTTCATTTTTAATAGCTCGTGTAATAGATGGAAAAAGTGCTATTGAAAGTGCTATTGCAAAAAGAGCCAAAGGTAGCTGAAAAAGTCTATTTGCATAATACAAGTAGCTAATACTTCCACTTACTAAAAATGAAGCCAGCCAAGTATCTATAAAAGCAGATATTTGTGCAGTTGAAGAGCCAAGTGCAGAATGAAAGAATTTGTTATAAAACTCTTTAGTTCTATTTTTTGTATTTCTTTTTAATCGTTTATAGCTTAATACAAAGTTTTTTGTTAGTTTTTTATTTCTTAATGCAATTATATGTGAAATTACTTGCAAAATACCACCACATAATACACCATAGCTTAAATAGTAAACAATCTCACTTTGTTCTTCGCCTCTTGCAAGTAATAAAGCTATTATCATAGCAATATTTAATAATGCAGTAGAAAAAGCTGTTGTTGCAAAATGATTTTTATATTG contains:
- a CDS encoding ABC transporter ATP-binding protein, whose product is MKQLFKQYIPYYKNYIKQFIFAFIGIVLVAIGTSGTAYIIKPVLDEIFINKDQTMLYILPYFVIALYFAKGFGKYIQVYYISYIGQDIIRILRDKLLKHILSLDISFFHSRHGGVLISRLTNDINRIQVAVSTHIAELIRETLTIVALIGVVIYQSPKLAFFGLIILPLAIYPLSLLARKMKKLSFRSQEKIADITTHLSEIFNNIEIIKANSTQNVETKKFAEHNKNFFSINMKGVKTNELTSPLMETLGAIAVAVVIIVGGNEVIEGKLSVGAFFSFMTALFMLYTPIKKIASVYNAMQDAIAANERINEIFYQTHTIKNGTLQLNSTINRIKFENASLNYGEKEALKNINLEVHKGEKIALIGDSGGGKSSLVNLIIRFYDTSNGQIFINDTDIKEFDIESLRSNISIVTQRIYIFNDTVANNVAYGMPYDEEKVLQALKLAHADSFVTKLENGIHTILDEFGTNLSGGQRQRIAIARALYKNPQIIIFDEATSALDNESESIITDVLDEISKDKIVFVIAHRLSTIKTADCIAVFKNGEIVGYGTDQELKSNSGEYNKLLNYN
- a CDS encoding putative bifunctional diguanylate cyclase/phosphodiesterase, whose translation is MFRTLKNFIFSINVALVTILFIIIFIFATYLHTTFTQKEAVKQANIISNQVFSSMYQVMKRGWSRSELNDFTFSLKQNFTDTNYDINIYRGDGVNQLFGFINESAKDKYISQAFIDGEQITLYENGILRNIKPITANNECLKCHTNANIGDTLGVIDITQDMSEELFKMVIDYILFFLIIVPLFVLISYFSAKYTIKRISKSLGRFNSKVIAINTMKDFKSFNTKEIDLGFDELNMILHNVDTLAAKLKNIAVDKELLEFEVQLLDKFIITSDIIKDWKLHISELLVDINKVMETYSLMTIFRIGDDRFEVDIFWYGIPDKRLMQSIEDYIFHSINTNIYLGEIIDPIIKHNITDHNRCITYNIVKTLEHQTKTLFLDTPKIGGIVGISVQSDIVTDPIKNIVIDSILTTLANLVGSIKAINKYTHDLEYYAAHDPLTDLFNQRVFHDMLTYEFKRAQRHQYAFGLMFIDCDNFKLVNDRYGHAFGDSFLQSLASLLQKEKRDEDILARYGGDEFTILLPECDLNGAVTSANRIIKAIENLEISTTDNTVVKITVSIGIAIYPDHASSQKELFMIADNMMYKAKEFGKNTIKIPTENDILSIIKEQKEKSSMLLEAISNNNIVPFFQPIQDSSDNSINIYELLMRIEIDGHLSVAADFIEIAEGMSLIHRMDLMVIENAFIKLSKNQYNGLLFINLSPKSLVIDSYIKNIEELIIKYKINKEKIVFEITERETVKNFSLLEKFVLNLKFEGFKFAIDDFGSGFSSFHYIKRFPIDYLKIDGDFIVNINKDKKDKAFVQSIVTLAKELNIKTIAEFVEDEDIVTTLKELGVDYLQGYHIGKPSRDFI
- the ribA gene encoding GTP cyclohydrolase II, which translates into the protein MSIEVSNIANLPTKHGKFLIKAYKDGCQEHLAIMSTNFKELENPYVRVHSECLTGDTLGSMKCDCQNQLDLALDFISKEGGLIIYHRQEGRNIGLVNKINAYALQDKGRNTIEANLELGFDEDERDYSIVKFILDDLGVKKMRLITNNPKKLDYISSIGIEITQRIPAITKVNEYNKDYLDTKKSCMGHLL
- the rsmG gene encoding 16S rRNA (guanine(527)-N(7))-methyltransferase RsmG, translating into MEDLQLTIHDSQFLDRCETFIKLLQQWGKVHNLSGSLDRESIMANIEDSIYPLGFVEDFGSFLDVGTGAGFPGLIIAMARPEVIGYLVEPRAKRVAFLHFVKSTLKLDNLTILQKRVEDVKLESPIELITSRAVTNTKLLLDLTEHMSGVHTKYLFYKGSVLDDELNGLKIEGKKIVQHGDRKYLYF
- a CDS encoding PP0621 family protein; the encoded protein is MIWKLLIFIVILVLVYLVFFRKRRVKNGDKKDEIADTLIECKTCGTYITKDEAILSNGKHFCSKECLNK
- the murJ gene encoding murein biosynthesis integral membrane protein MurJ; translated protein: MIIKAFFTNSFGILVSRVLGFIRDLLTASILGANIYSDIFFVAFKLPNLFRTIFAEGAFTQAFIPAYARATKKARFSTIIFLNFMGFLILLSIFVTLFATLVTKAIAIGFDEVTVDLAAPLVAINFYYLPLIFIVTFMGALLQYKNHFATTAFSTALLNIAMIIALLLARGEEQSEIVYYLSYGVLCGGILQVISHIIALRNKKLTKNFVLSYKRLKRNTKNRTKEFYNKFFHSALGSSTAQISAFIDTWLASFLVSGSISYLYYANRLFQLPLALFAIALSIALFPSITRAIKNENRTLALIMLKKSFWILLGLLSIATIIGISFASEIVWLLFERGAFGSDDTYNTSMVLIAYLIGLLPFGITKIFSLWLYSHQKQLVAAKISAKSLIANIIFSLILIYPLGAFGLALASTLSGFILFYLTIKEFGFRLFIDNIIKTPIK